The proteins below are encoded in one region of Paraburkholderia aromaticivorans:
- a CDS encoding urea amidolyase associated protein UAAP2, translating to MPIIESKLDHRHAVYDLTLPSGEPWLHEVKRGQVFRILDLEGNQAVDTLFYNSADPLERYSAQDTIRAQRNLYLSAGSVLMSNLGKPMLSIVADTCGRHDTLGGACAAESNTVRYALDKRHMHSCRDSFLHAITHCTCGVGTQLGKRDIVSNINFFMNVPVTALGQLTFEDGISAPGKYVEMRAEMDVTVLISNCPQLNNPCNGYNPTPVRLTIWDAQ from the coding sequence ATGCCTATCATCGAAAGCAAACTCGATCACCGTCATGCGGTCTACGACCTCACGCTGCCATCCGGCGAACCGTGGCTGCATGAAGTCAAACGCGGCCAGGTGTTCCGCATTCTCGACCTCGAAGGTAATCAGGCCGTCGACACGCTGTTCTACAACAGCGCCGATCCGCTCGAACGCTATAGCGCGCAGGACACGATCCGCGCGCAACGCAATCTCTACCTGTCCGCCGGCAGCGTGTTGATGTCGAACCTCGGCAAGCCGATGCTGAGCATCGTCGCCGACACTTGCGGCCGCCACGACACGCTCGGCGGTGCTTGCGCCGCCGAGAGCAATACGGTGCGTTACGCGCTCGACAAGCGTCATATGCATAGCTGCCGCGACAGCTTCCTGCATGCGATCACGCATTGCACGTGCGGCGTGGGCACGCAGCTCGGCAAGCGCGACATCGTCAGCAACATCAACTTCTTCATGAACGTGCCGGTGACGGCGCTCGGCCAACTGACTTTCGAGGACGGCATCTCCGCGCCGGGCAAATACGTCGAGATGCGCGCCGAGATGGATGTCACGGTGCTGATTTCGAATTGCCCGCAGTTGAACAATCCGTGCAACGGCTACAACCCGACGCCCGTGCGACTGACGATATGGGACGCCCAATGA
- the uca gene encoding urea carboxylase: MRFQKVLIANRGEIACRVIRTLKRLGIASVAVYSEADRHAMHVMLADEAVCIGPALAAQSYLNSAAILEAARACGADAVHPGYGFLSENAAFAQACDDAGIRFIGPTPLQMREFGLKHTARELAQANDVALLPGTGLLPDVSAALREAASIGYPVMLKSTAGGGGIGMSLCRDAAQLESVFASVARLGEANFANAGVYVEKFVENARHIEVQIFGDGKGGVISLGERDCSVQRRNQKVIEETPAPGLTNAERSALHASAVRLAQAVKYKSAGTVEFVFDADTRRFYFLEVNTRLQVEHCVTEEVTGIDLVEWMVREAEGELAPLDTLAPVPQGASIQVRLYAEDPHKQFQPSAGLLTHVAFAADARVETWVDSGTEVSAFYDPLLAKLIVKGATREAALAALRAALEQTQLYGIETNLDYLRAIAGSATFARAEQTTAFLGRFMFAPHTIDVLDGGVQTTVQQTPGRTGYWDIGVPPSGPMDDLSFRLANELLGNPADAAGLECAMVGATLRFNTATLFVLGGAPLAATLDGAPLTLWQVTRAPAGSVLKLCGVTGAGMRACLALKGGLQVPDYLGSKATFTLGQFGGHAGRALRKGDVLHLADGAGSGEAGAQLDAARVPVLTHDWALGVLDGPHGAPDFFTPDDIAMLYGTRWTVHYNSSRTGVRLIGPKPQWARTDGGEAGLHPSNIHDNAYAVGAVDFTGDMPVILGPDGPSLGGFVCPVTVVGEELWKLGQLRPGDTVRFERVPVKAVQRSPLASEAAHDCILYRDPTAGEGTGVVYRRSGDQNVLIEYGPLVLDLNLRFRVHALMHWLDAHRLPGIIDLTPGIRSLQVHFDHRMLSHDTLLAHLQQAERELPAVDAMRVPNRIVHLPLSWDDPSTRIAIERYMQSVRPDAPWCPSNIEFIRRINGLNSIDDVKRIVFDARYLVMGLGDVYLGAPVATPLDPRHRLVTTKYNPARTWTPENAVGIGGAYLCVYGMEGPGGYQFVGRTVQMWNRYRTTREFEAGKPWLLRFFDEIRFYEVSEAELAELRTDFIAGRASLKIEESVFDLGAYNRFLKDEADSIATFKSTQQAAFDAERERWDAAGHAEYVGETDGDAATAGNLANDALAAGQQGIVADVSGSVWKLLVKEGERVGDGQVLAIVESMKMEISVTASGDGVIETIDCAEGAAVVAGQRLMVMRAGVAADATEEVTCK; encoded by the coding sequence ATGAGATTCCAAAAAGTCCTCATTGCCAATCGCGGCGAGATTGCTTGCCGTGTGATTCGCACGCTCAAGCGGCTCGGCATTGCGTCGGTCGCGGTGTATTCCGAAGCCGATCGCCACGCCATGCATGTGATGCTCGCCGACGAAGCCGTGTGCATCGGCCCGGCGCTCGCGGCACAGAGCTATCTGAACAGCGCGGCGATTCTCGAAGCGGCGCGCGCGTGCGGCGCCGACGCCGTGCATCCCGGCTACGGTTTTTTGTCCGAAAACGCGGCCTTCGCGCAGGCTTGCGACGACGCCGGAATTCGCTTCATCGGCCCGACGCCGCTACAGATGCGCGAGTTCGGCCTGAAGCATACGGCGCGCGAACTCGCGCAAGCCAACGACGTCGCCTTGCTGCCCGGCACCGGCTTGTTGCCTGACGTAAGCGCGGCACTGCGCGAGGCGGCGTCGATCGGCTATCCCGTGATGCTAAAAAGCACGGCGGGCGGCGGCGGGATCGGCATGTCGCTGTGCCGCGACGCCGCGCAACTGGAAAGCGTGTTTGCGTCGGTCGCACGGCTCGGCGAGGCGAACTTTGCCAACGCGGGTGTGTACGTCGAAAAGTTCGTCGAAAACGCGCGCCATATCGAAGTGCAGATTTTCGGCGATGGCAAAGGCGGCGTGATATCGCTCGGCGAACGCGATTGCTCGGTGCAGCGGCGCAACCAGAAGGTGATCGAGGAGACGCCCGCGCCTGGGCTTACGAACGCGGAACGCAGCGCGCTGCATGCGAGCGCCGTGCGTCTCGCCCAGGCGGTGAAGTACAAATCCGCGGGTACGGTAGAGTTCGTTTTCGATGCCGACACGCGCCGTTTCTATTTCCTCGAAGTGAACACGCGATTGCAGGTCGAGCATTGCGTGACGGAAGAAGTCACGGGTATCGATCTGGTCGAGTGGATGGTCCGCGAGGCCGAAGGCGAACTCGCGCCGCTCGATACGCTGGCGCCCGTGCCGCAAGGCGCGAGCATCCAGGTGCGGCTGTACGCGGAAGACCCGCACAAGCAGTTTCAGCCGAGTGCGGGCCTGCTGACGCATGTCGCGTTCGCCGCCGACGCGCGGGTCGAGACGTGGGTCGATTCCGGCACGGAAGTCAGCGCGTTCTACGATCCGTTGCTCGCCAAGCTGATCGTCAAAGGCGCGACGCGCGAGGCCGCGCTCGCTGCGCTGCGTGCCGCACTGGAACAAACGCAGTTGTACGGCATCGAGACCAACCTCGACTATCTGCGCGCCATTGCCGGGTCGGCGACGTTTGCGCGCGCTGAGCAGACCACCGCGTTCCTCGGGCGCTTCATGTTCGCGCCGCATACCATCGACGTGCTTGACGGCGGCGTGCAGACCACCGTGCAGCAGACGCCAGGGCGCACGGGCTACTGGGACATCGGCGTGCCGCCGTCGGGCCCGATGGACGATCTGTCGTTCCGACTCGCCAACGAACTGCTCGGCAATCCCGCCGACGCCGCGGGCCTCGAATGCGCGATGGTCGGCGCCACGCTGCGCTTCAACACCGCGACGCTTTTCGTGCTGGGCGGCGCGCCGCTCGCCGCCACGCTCGACGGCGCACCGCTCACGTTGTGGCAAGTCACGCGCGCGCCGGCGGGTTCGGTGCTCAAGCTCTGCGGCGTGACGGGCGCCGGCATGCGCGCGTGTCTCGCGTTGAAGGGCGGCTTGCAAGTGCCGGACTATCTGGGCAGCAAGGCGACCTTCACGCTCGGCCAGTTCGGCGGCCACGCGGGGCGCGCATTGCGCAAGGGCGACGTGCTGCATCTCGCCGACGGCGCGGGCTCGGGCGAAGCGGGGGCGCAACTGGACGCGGCGCGTGTGCCGGTCCTGACGCACGACTGGGCGCTCGGCGTGCTCGACGGCCCGCACGGCGCGCCCGATTTCTTCACGCCCGACGACATCGCGATGCTCTACGGCACGCGCTGGACCGTGCACTACAACTCCAGCCGCACGGGCGTGCGGCTGATCGGCCCGAAGCCGCAATGGGCGCGCACGGACGGCGGCGAGGCGGGGCTGCATCCGTCGAACATTCACGACAACGCGTACGCGGTCGGTGCAGTGGATTTCACCGGCGATATGCCCGTAATTCTCGGCCCTGACGGTCCGAGCCTCGGCGGTTTCGTGTGTCCGGTCACGGTGGTGGGCGAAGAGTTATGGAAGCTCGGCCAACTGCGTCCGGGCGATACGGTGCGCTTCGAACGGGTGCCGGTCAAAGCGGTGCAACGCTCGCCGCTCGCCAGCGAAGCGGCCCACGATTGCATCCTCTATCGCGACCCGACAGCAGGCGAGGGCACCGGCGTGGTCTATCGCCGTTCCGGCGATCAGAACGTGCTGATCGAATACGGTCCGCTCGTGCTCGACCTGAACCTGCGCTTTCGCGTGCATGCATTGATGCACTGGCTCGACGCGCACCGGTTGCCGGGCATCATCGATCTGACGCCGGGCATCCGTTCATTGCAGGTGCATTTCGATCACCGCATGCTGTCGCACGACACCTTGCTCGCCCATCTGCAGCAAGCCGAGCGCGAACTGCCCGCCGTGGACGCGATGCGCGTGCCGAACCGCATCGTGCATCTGCCGCTCTCGTGGGACGACCCGTCGACGCGAATCGCGATCGAGCGCTACATGCAATCCGTGCGTCCCGACGCGCCGTGGTGCCCGAGCAATATCGAGTTCATTCGCCGCATCAACGGGCTGAATAGCATCGACGACGTGAAGCGCATCGTGTTCGACGCGCGCTACCTCGTCATGGGTCTCGGCGACGTCTATCTCGGCGCGCCGGTCGCGACGCCGCTCGATCCGCGTCACCGGCTCGTCACCACCAAGTACAACCCGGCGCGCACGTGGACGCCGGAGAACGCGGTAGGCATCGGCGGCGCGTATCTGTGCGTGTACGGCATGGAGGGGCCGGGCGGCTATCAGTTCGTCGGCCGTACCGTGCAGATGTGGAACCGCTATCGCACGACGCGCGAGTTCGAGGCGGGCAAGCCCTGGCTGCTGCGCTTCTTCGATGAGATCCGTTTCTACGAAGTCAGCGAGGCCGAGCTGGCCGAACTGCGCACGGATTTCATCGCGGGCCGCGCGAGTCTGAAGATCGAGGAGTCCGTGTTCGACCTGGGTGCGTATAACCGCTTCCTGAAGGACGAAGCCGACTCGATCGCCACCTTCAAAAGTACGCAGCAAGCTGCTTTCGACGCGGAACGCGAGCGCTGGGATGCGGCTGGACATGCTGAATACGTCGGCGAAACGGATGGCGATGCAGCCACTGCCGGCAACCTGGCGAACGACGCGCTGGCGGCCGGCCAGCAAGGCATTGTCGCCGACGTGTCGGGCAGCGTGTGGAAGCTGCTCGTCAAGGAAGGCGAACGGGTCGGCGACGGGCAGGTGCTCGCGATCGTCGAGTCGATGAAGATGGAAATTTCCGTCACCGCGAGCGGCGACGGCGTCATCGAAACGATCGACTGCGCGGAAGGCGCGGCGGTCGTCGCAGGTCAACGATTGATGGTGATGCGCGCCGGCGTTGCAGCCGACGCCACCGAGGAGGTTACGTGCAAATGA